ATATTTTCACCGTGCATCTTCTCCCTGAAAGGATTTTTCGGCATCAAGCCGTCTTCTGGTTCAACTCCTACGATTGTTCGTCATTTTCCACAATCTGAGCTCACAAGGAATGTCCCGCAAGGGTTGCAACATATTAGTCTGCTCTGGCGTTATTGGCTGCTGGGCGGTGCGCTGTTTCATGAGCTTTAGATTTAGATCAATTTATTATTAACAGAATGTATTAAAAAAGGGGGTATTATCATGGCATATCGTTCACGCGTTGGTATTTGTGTCCCTGAAGAAATTGCAGTCGCTATGCAAGAAAGTATTGGTGAATTGCCAAAACGACTCAAAAGAGAAGTGCTTTCCCTGCTTAAAGAGGCTGATGTCAAAATCAAGGATGAAGACTGCCATGCATGGTGTTGTGACAGATGCAGTTGGAATTCATCGAGTCCAGATGTAGCCTTTGTGGAGGATTATCTTGGTGACCTTCATGCTGAAGATTATTTGTTCATACGTATTGGTGAGGATATAAACGACATAGAGGTCTGCGGCGATTATGTTGATAATCCGCTTGGTATGAGCATGGATCGGACCATCTCATTTTCTTGAAATGTGGCAACGTGATCTACAGGGTTCCGGCTGTCTTGGCATGGTTCAGCCGGAACTTATTAGCCGGATTTTCTTGTCATCTTGGAATTGAGCATTTTCCATTCGACATAGCGTGTCAGTTCGTCAACCAGAGGATGCGAGGGGAGGGTGCTTAGATGTTGCCAAGAGGTTGTCCGGAGACTGACCCCTTTCGGCGTTATATCCTTGAAGGCATTTGGAAGCAGACTGATGCCCAGAACGACTTTGTGCGGCCTGTCCGGAAATATGCCTGCGCCGTATTTTGCTAGAAACTCGCCCCGTAGTTGGATTTGGTCCTTGTCTTTGGCCTTGCCTTGAGCTGCCCCGATGCCCGACAGCCATTTGGCTTCAGCAAGAATCACTGTGTTCGACGTCGTAATGCCCACATCGATTTCCGGGCCTCCCGGGACTAATGTATCGGGGTGAGGGATGCGGCGCCATAGGAAGATTTCCGCATTGTCTGTATGCGAATCCGGTAGGTCAATCAGCCTGAACAGATCCCTGAGCCAGGTCTCAAGGATATTCTGCGGCGACCGGGCGATGGTGCCGAAGACCGACCAGGTGATGGCGTCTTCGCTGTGCAGGGACTGCAGGTCGCAGTAGTAGCCCAGGCCCGAGGTCGCAATTTCAAGCTCTTTACCGTCGAAGGCACGGGACTGCCTGCTTTTGTAGAGCTTCTGGACGATTTCCGGCGGCGGCCAGGCGCTGATGCCGGTGCGGATCAGGTTGTCGTAAGAGTGCGAAACAGCCTTTACGCCGCCTTTGCTGCGGGCAACGGGGACGGCTCTGCCGTTCCAGTCCAGCATCTCAGTATGCTTTAGTCCCCTCGGTCGTGAAATCATCTTTCACTCCATGAGCTGTTGCGCCAGTTCCAAGGCATCCACAGGCCAGAAAACTTCGGGGCGAGGGTGAGCAACTCCGGCACGTTGTTCAGGTCTGCAAGCAATCACTTTTTCCTTCCATTGCGTGGGCACAGCCTCCAGTCCATACATGGCCCCAAGAAGAGCGCCGCAAATGGCGGCATTGGTGTCGGTGTCGCCACCACGCATGACCGTATCGACCACGCCTTCTTCAAGGTTTGGGGCATGGAGAAGCTGCCAGACGGCGTTCTGGAAGGCTATGAGCACCCATCCTTGGTGGCGTCCGTAGCTTTTGGGTGGAGTCGTGGCGGCATCATTGAGAGCGCCTTTCAAGGTGGAATGAACGTCCATTGTCTCCGCCCAGAGCAGCATTCCTGCATAGAGGCTCTGCGAAGAGCAACCGCTTCGGATGACTCGGGACAAGGCCATGGCGAAAAGCGCATTGGCCTCGCAGCAGATTGGGTGCGGATGGGTTATCGATGCGTCTTTTTTTGCCCAGTCGCCAACGTCCCACAGGTTTTGATGCGTTCCAAAAATGCCCAGCGGGCTTATGCGCATGAGTGCGCCGTTGGCTTGGCTCTCTAAATTGGGCTGATCCCTGAGGCCGGCGGCAATGGTTGCCCCGCAATCAAACGGGCGCGAATCGTACCAAAATCGGTAGGCATTTCGAACGCTGTATCTGTCGAACCTTCCATGCTCCACTAACGACCGGGCGAGCATGAGGGCCAGTTCTGAATCGTCCGTGGGCTGGCCAGCCAGGGTGTTCCACGTCCCCCCGTCGGCTAACTCGCGTAACCCTGATGGATAAAGGCCGCGTATCTCTTCGGCAGACTTGAATTCCACCAGACTCCCCAGGGAATCTCCTGCGAGCTGCCCCATAAGGCAGCCCTGGGCGCGGGAGAGAATGGTGTCGTGATTGGCATCGGGCGCATCTTCATTCCAGGACAGGATGTAGCTTCGCTGTTCTTCTGTTTCCGGAGATTGGCGGTGTCTTGATTTGGGGCACCAGCGCCACAGGCTGGAAAGTTTCTCCAGGGCGGCGTTTCCGGCAAAGCCGTGCCTTGCAAGCCAACATCCGACAATCGTTCCTGTTCTGCCGATGCCGCCCCAGCAGTGCAGGTAGATTCCTTTGCCCTGGGCCAGTGAGTTGTCGATCAGATCAAGAATCTCACGTGCGGTTTGCCGAGATCCTGGAATGCTCACATCCGGAATCGGGAATGTGTAGTATTCGATCTTTCCATCGATCATATTGGTGAGGTTTTGATAGGGCTTGAGCCCGTCGGCCGGAGTGGTCAGGTCGATGAATACCCCAACGCCAGCCTTCGCCAGTGCCTTGATCCTTGTAATCGAGGAATCCTGATCGAGAGTGCGTGGGTATTCTCCGGCAAGAAATTTTCCCGGGATGATCCAATAGGAGTTTTCGATTGGTGTCTGCGTCATTTGCATAGTGTGAGGAGGTTAACTGACCCGTTATGCTTCTACCATGTCTTATACCCGGTGCTCATGCCGAGCTCAGGCAATGCCGAATACTTATCTTTCGCATATGGCTTGATGTCAGCGATCATGATTGTCCTCCATTACCCATCTGGGCTTCGTACGCCTGTCGCACTAGGCTCATGACGTACGGTAATTCTTCGAGCGAACTCAATCCGATCTCAACATCGCCATTTCCCCAGCGACCACGGTTTGTCACATCCTGACCCAAACCTTTTGGGTCATTGATCTCTGCAAACCGCAGGTTAATACTCAAGCGTAACCGTTTAGCCTGCGGCACCACATCCACAAAATTCGTCTCCGCCTTATAGGCCACGTAGAGTTTAAGGAATTCCTCCGTTACGCACGGATCAAGAGCGAGTACCTCTTTGCGGAATGCCTTGAACAAGTCTGGAATCATCGTACCGTACATGTCACTGCCCGTGGCCAGATACGGATGGTCATCAATAGTGTATCCACTCCGCGAGGCCTCTTTGGCTGGGCGATAGCTCTCCAGAACTGCCGAATCCACAACCGGAGCCCGCCAGACCGTGACGGCTCGCGTGGCGAGGGTGGCTGCACGATTCTGGATTGCGGCTTCATTCCAGGTATCGAATCCTCCAAGCCCTGCGTTCATTTTGAGCGGACTTTGCTTGAAACCGCCTTCCCGGTCGCGCTTCTCCGCAAATGGACGATCGCTGTACTCGGCATTGTAGCCGGTGAGCGTGAGGTTGCCGAGAGTATGCAGCCACTGTTGCTGAACGCGTTGCCACTCTTCTCCGAGTTCCTTTTGCCACGAAGCAGAAAGCGCGGGATTCTGAGGCAGGATGTGTTCGATAGTATATTCGTCCACAGCCACGCGTTCCTTGCGACCGTGATTCTCCAACCTCCGCAGCCAGTAGCTGCGGCTACGGAAATTGTAGAGATCGCGGTTCTGCAGGTCGCGGTGAAACTCTTCGTCCTTCGGAAAACGGCGGTATGACGGTAGCAACAGGAAATGGGCGCTTATGCTTTCGAGGTAGCGGTCCTTTTTCAGTGCCTTGCCGAAAGTAGCGAACGTTTTGTTCAACGAGTTTGTGGGAATGGCGCAGACGGCGCGACGGAATACGTAGGACTCCACGAGCCGCACGGCAGCGTCGAAGTCAGCCACGCTCAGCAGGTTGTTGTCGTAGTCGGAGTACAACTCAAGCAGAAAAGGGTAGGACACATCCACTTTGAGTTCCCGCAGATCATGGAAGGCGAGTTTGAGCGCGGGTTCTTTCTCTTTGCCAAGGGCCATGGCGCAGAAGTAGCGGGCGAACGTGCGGATGTCTTTGATCAGGGCCTCGATACCCGCCTGCTTTACAGGAGTGGTTAGGGCGTAATCCTTGAACGCATCATA
This DNA window, taken from Desulfomicrobium macestii, encodes the following:
- a CDS encoding ADP-ribosylglycohydrolase family protein, which encodes MQMTQTPIENSYWIIPGKFLAGEYPRTLDQDSSITRIKALAKAGVGVFIDLTTPADGLKPYQNLTNMIDGKIEYYTFPIPDVSIPGSRQTAREILDLIDNSLAQGKGIYLHCWGGIGRTGTIVGCWLARHGFAGNAALEKLSSLWRWCPKSRHRQSPETEEQRSYILSWNEDAPDANHDTILSRAQGCLMGQLAGDSLGSLVEFKSAEEIRGLYPSGLRELADGGTWNTLAGQPTDDSELALMLARSLVEHGRFDRYSVRNAYRFWYDSRPFDCGATIAAGLRDQPNLESQANGALMRISPLGIFGTHQNLWDVGDWAKKDASITHPHPICCEANALFAMALSRVIRSGCSSQSLYAGMLLWAETMDVHSTLKGALNDAATTPPKSYGRHQGWVLIAFQNAVWQLLHAPNLEEGVVDTVMRGGDTDTNAAICGALLGAMYGLEAVPTQWKEKVIACRPEQRAGVAHPRPEVFWPVDALELAQQLME
- a CDS encoding GmrSD restriction endonuclease domain-containing protein codes for the protein MKATEAKLLTFLQKSTQFIIPIYQRTYSWTEKQCRQLWDDILRAGSNDSIAVHFIGSIVYIEQGLSMVCHRAPLLVIDGQQRLTTVSLLIEALARALGDKEPVEGFSAAKLRHYYITNHLENNDSFFKLLLTQTDNASLKAIIKSSEQPPEPSLRITQNFELFTEWLNGLKGDLVPVCQGLAKLMVVDIALARDQDNPQLIFESMNSTGKELSQADLIRNYILMGLEPSLQTRLYEDYWRPMEVEFGQEAYDTLFDGFMRHYLTVRTGDIPREREIYDAFKDYALTTPVKQAGIEALIKDIRTFARYFCAMALGKEKEPALKLAFHDLRELKVDVSYPFLLELYSDYDNNLLSVADFDAAVRLVESYVFRRAVCAIPTNSLNKTFATFGKALKKDRYLESISAHFLLLPSYRRFPKDEEFHRDLQNRDLYNFRSRSYWLRRLENHGRKERVAVDEYTIEHILPQNPALSASWQKELGEEWQRVQQQWLHTLGNLTLTGYNAEYSDRPFAEKRDREGGFKQSPLKMNAGLGGFDTWNEAAIQNRAATLATRAVTVWRAPVVDSAVLESYRPAKEASRSGYTIDDHPYLATGSDMYGTMIPDLFKAFRKEVLALDPCVTEEFLKLYVAYKAETNFVDVVPQAKRLRLSINLRFAEINDPKGLGQDVTNRGRWGNGDVEIGLSSLEELPYVMSLVRQAYEAQMGNGGQS